The genomic stretch CCTCTGGGGCGACCTGGAGTTTCTGCATCGCCTGGGAGACCTCATGGGTATCCAGTATCTGGCGATGCCCACCGTTGCAGGAATCACCTTGTCCTTTTTGAACCCCCGGACCTGGTGCACGGTTTGTCCGATGGGAACCTTTGGAGAAGTCCTTCACAATGCCGGGACAGCCCTGAAGGCCAACCGCTCCCGGGACAGGAAGCTTACTCTCTCGAACCCTGAAAAATGCATCTCCTGCGGCATTTGCGCGCGGGTCTGTCCCATGCAACTCAGCCCGTATACCTCCTTTGACGACAAAGGGCAGTTCAGCAATTCCGCCTGCCTGCGCTGTGGTGTCTGCGCGGCTCACTGTCCGCCAGGGATTCTTTCTTTCGCCAATGCCGACGAAGCGGAGCAGTTCACCCGATCGGAGGCCCCTTCGGGAAATTTTTGAAGCTGGAGGCGCCCTTTCAGGATCGATCTGGCCCAGACAAGGCTGAAACAGGCAGCACTCCAGTTAACCAGAACCAGCCCCCAGAAAACGCCCCGCTCTTCCATCCCCAGGGAAAAGGCCAGGAAAGGAAAAACC from Alkalispirochaeta americana encodes the following:
- a CDS encoding 4Fe-4S binding protein, with the translated sequence MKLMNQPSRSNRSTGAGKPRYYMKKNRIFSRTRRISWLLVPLFALGALYLPLLGLGVLGIMIIITGTGFFQGRFFCGRLCPHGSLFDRFMLPLSLNRKIPSFFTSPVTKWGFFSLYMVMFALRIGQVVPLWGDLEFLHRLGDLMGIQYLAMPTVAGITLSFLNPRTWCTVCPMGTFGEVLHNAGTALKANRSRDRKLTLSNPEKCISCGICARVCPMQLSPYTSFDDKGQFSNSACLRCGVCAAHCPPGILSFANADEAEQFTRSEAPSGNF